Proteins from a single region of Butyrivibrio fibrisolvens:
- a CDS encoding DUF1963 domain-containing protein: protein MTLEELKTKLQKKAIIFQTGGTRPTSELGESWIGAIKWKRESDEIPKDVDGTTMLPLASVFTENLEWVPAQIEGIKLCNIFISPNIMEHLDNMDGYFKVQMYDSLEDLKQCDLVMDKIKAFPLVPQLVEDDCPQWDGGMDPDLEDAVSELERSEGIDYYDDIHINDYSMHKVGGYPAYIQPGDWDKEYDFVFQISSDPKAGLNVVDNGSFYFFYNKAKDDWILQCDFF from the coding sequence ATGACACTCGAAGAATTAAAAACAAAACTACAGAAAAAAGCAATAATCTTTCAAACAGGGGGAACGAGACCAACATCCGAGCTTGGTGAGAGCTGGATAGGTGCGATTAAATGGAAAAGAGAAAGTGATGAGATTCCAAAGGATGTTGATGGTACGACAATGCTGCCACTGGCGTCTGTTTTTACAGAAAATCTTGAGTGGGTTCCAGCTCAGATTGAGGGGATTAAGCTTTGTAATATCTTTATTTCACCTAATATTATGGAACATCTTGATAATATGGATGGCTATTTCAAAGTGCAGATGTACGATTCTCTTGAAGACCTTAAACAGTGTGATCTTGTGATGGACAAGATAAAAGCATTTCCACTAGTTCCACAGCTTGTGGAAGATGACTGCCCGCAGTGGGATGGCGGCATGGATCCAGACCTTGAGGATGCTGTAAGTGAGCTTGAAAGAAGCGAGGGAATCGACTACTACGATGATATCCACATAAATGATTATTCAATGCACAAAGTTGGTGGATATCCGGCGTACATTCAGCCTGGAGACTGGGATAAAGAGTATGATTTTGTATTCCAAATTTCATCAGACCCAAAGGCTGGGCTCAACGTAGTTGATAATGGAAGCTTCTATTTCTTTTACAACAAGGCCAAAGATGATTGGATTTTGCAGTGTGATTTCTTTTAA
- a CDS encoding Imm1 family immunity protein — protein sequence MGLISANNGDYAFETVDEAIDIVKSKLSDKNDIWISLDDKYPCLVVWIFGEYAALNFYQDEAGEMWLSYNADNHEEVSFMAGGEEWSPEATAIVSADDAYACIRTFLETGSRPDCIKWQEL from the coding sequence ATGGGACTAATAAGTGCTAATAATGGAGATTACGCTTTTGAAACAGTAGATGAAGCAATAGATATAGTAAAATCCAAATTATCAGATAAGAATGATATTTGGATCAGCCTTGATGATAAGTATCCCTGCTTGGTTGTCTGGATATTCGGAGAGTATGCTGCTTTGAATTTTTATCAAGATGAAGCAGGGGAAATGTGGTTGTCTTATAACGCTGACAACCATGAAGAAGTAAGCTTTATGGCTGGTGGAGAAGAGTGGAGTCCCGAAGCGACAGCTATTGTAAGCGCTGATGATGCATATGCCTGCATTCGCACATTTCTTGAAACAGGCAGCAGACCGGATTGTATAAAATGGCAGGAATTATAA
- a CDS encoding class I SAM-dependent methyltransferase, with amino-acid sequence MLEKMDDFFTARVNGYDEHMKNNIEGADLFYKYTASLLPKEKNANVLDLGCGTGLELEEFFSINPSAKVTGIDLTKAMLDSLKAKFQDKDITTICGSYFEIPFGEEIFDAAVSVESLHHFTKEEKIPLYIKLRKSLKSGGYFLLTDYFADQDEQEAFLRQELLRIRQEQNLSDDVFYHYDTPLTVEHEKEALLAAGFTQVEELNSWEATHTLRAMK; translated from the coding sequence ATGCTTGAAAAAATGGATGATTTCTTCACAGCTCGCGTTAATGGATATGACGAGCATATGAAGAACAATATTGAAGGGGCAGATTTATTTTATAAGTATACTGCATCGCTTTTGCCCAAAGAGAAAAATGCTAATGTCCTGGATTTAGGATGTGGCACAGGCCTTGAATTAGAAGAATTCTTTTCTATAAATCCATCTGCTAAAGTTACAGGAATTGATCTGACTAAGGCTATGCTTGATTCACTTAAGGCAAAATTTCAGGATAAAGATATAACTACGATTTGTGGATCTTATTTCGAAATTCCTTTCGGTGAAGAAATATTCGATGCAGCTGTTTCTGTAGAATCGCTACATCATTTTACCAAAGAAGAAAAAATACCACTGTACATAAAGCTTAGAAAATCGCTTAAGTCTGGCGGATACTTTTTGCTTACTGATTACTTTGCTGATCAGGATGAGCAAGAAGCATTTTTAAGACAAGAACTTCTACGAATAAGGCAGGAGCAGAATTTATCTGATGATGTATTCTATCATTACGATACGCCATTAACCGTTGAACATGAAAAGGAAGCTCTTCTTGCTGCCGGATTCACACAGGTTGAAGAACTTAATAGCTGGGAAGCGACTCATACCTTAAGAGCAATGAAGTGA
- a CDS encoding DUF3021 family protein, which produces MKNEKMGYVREKNLIDRTRIKIAVQKSLSRAAIFFSITALFVGIVFAFEGAYFEPVALIKLWVTFFVLGIIMFFRILADSSKWAMGKPFIVKNLIFMPLFLAVSLIFAMDVSRHNEQILPAFPNLLIFALIFLLVFSITQIISYYVIKARTDRMNDALLEFRKEQKWDEEE; this is translated from the coding sequence TGAGAAAATGGGATATGTGAGAGAAAAGAACCTTATAGATAGAACCAGGATTAAGATAGCCGTTCAAAAAAGTCTTTCAAGAGCTGCCATATTTTTTTCCATAACAGCATTGTTCGTTGGGATTGTTTTTGCTTTTGAAGGAGCTTATTTTGAACCTGTTGCACTAATAAAGCTCTGGGTCACTTTCTTTGTACTGGGAATTATAATGTTTTTTAGGATTCTTGCGGATTCAAGCAAATGGGCAATGGGAAAACCTTTTATCGTGAAAAATCTCATTTTTATGCCATTATTTCTGGCGGTGTCTTTGATATTTGCAATGGATGTTTCAAGACATAATGAGCAGATATTGCCAGCCTTCCCTAATCTTCTGATATTTGCTCTGATTTTTCTTTTGGTTTTTTCTATTACACAGATAATAAGTTATTATGTGATAAAAGCAAGGACAGACCGTATGAACGATGCTCTTTTGGAATTTCGAAAGGAGCAGAAGTGGGATGAAGAAGAATAG
- a CDS encoding CPBP family intramembrane glutamic endopeptidase, translating to MKKNSIAVLRVSLGLVVWFLITMAFSRILVHKLPEGIPDIVILILSSMIVPYTLGLAGFLAVTGRMEKVMPKAEIPVTSALLLKSLIIQLGLSIPVITVINIIIRMLGGNVGSSMSADLFGKNWLFYAALLLVFNPIFEELLFRKMILERLLILGSKEVIIISAIFFAIPHAISQGIPQMFGTFIVALVWGYIRIKTGKLWPCMILHGLFNLFCGYIITVLSGNPEGAVAVMFIFMIFLPVLSVFLLVRSRNFGREKQSVA from the coding sequence ATGAAGAAGAATAGTATAGCCGTGTTAAGAGTTTCTTTGGGACTTGTAGTGTGGTTTTTGATCACAATGGCGTTTTCAAGAATTTTGGTACATAAGCTTCCTGAGGGAATACCGGATATTGTAATACTGATTTTGAGCAGTATGATCGTTCCTTATACTTTGGGACTTGCCGGATTCCTGGCGGTTACAGGTAGGATGGAAAAGGTAATGCCTAAGGCTGAAATCCCTGTAACTAGCGCGTTACTACTAAAAAGCCTGATAATTCAGCTTGGACTGTCTATACCGGTTATTACGGTCATTAACATCATTATCAGAATGCTTGGCGGAAACGTTGGCAGCAGTATGTCTGCAGATCTCTTTGGAAAGAACTGGTTGTTCTATGCAGCTTTGCTTTTGGTGTTCAATCCGATTTTCGAGGAACTTCTTTTTAGAAAAATGATTCTTGAAAGGCTTCTGATACTTGGCTCAAAAGAAGTAATCATTATCTCAGCAATCTTTTTTGCAATTCCACATGCTATATCCCAAGGTATTCCTCAGATGTTTGGAACTTTCATTGTCGCTCTGGTTTGGGGATATATTAGGATAAAGACCGGGAAGCTTTGGCCATGCATGATTCTTCATGGCCTGTTTAACCTATTCTGCGGATACATTATTACAGTTTTATCCGGCAATCCGGAAGGTGCAGTAGCAGTGATGTTTATCTTTATGATATTTCTTCCTGTACTTTCGGTGTTTTTGCTGGTTAGGAGTAGAAATTTTGGACGTGAGAAACAAAGCGTGGCATAG
- a CDS encoding zinc ribbon domain-containing protein codes for MFCPKCGSNLPEDSAFCPKCGYKLPVDNTTQQQVHYGNVTQTQQPAYSQSQFTDSNSYSTQAPMYSQYGQNNQNTKPKVNDKDFNKIIWRLVGGIVLLIYGLVTLSRYMKYYEWFGSYWSDEDYFYYMILPFAAIIISIWAIVSSITKYHKINH; via the coding sequence ATGTTTTGTCCAAAATGTGGCAGTAATCTGCCAGAAGATTCAGCTTTTTGTCCCAAATGCGGGTACAAGTTGCCAGTAGATAATACTACTCAGCAACAGGTTCATTATGGGAACGTAACACAAACTCAGCAACCGGCATATAGTCAAAGCCAGTTCACAGACTCTAATAGTTATTCTACTCAGGCACCTATGTATAGCCAGTATGGTCAGAATAACCAGAACACCAAACCCAAAGTAAATGATAAAGATTTTAACAAAATCATCTGGAGACTGGTTGGCGGCATAGTATTACTTATTTACGGACTTGTGACACTTTCAAGATACATGAAATATTATGAATGGTTCGGGAGTTATTGGTCTGATGAAGATTATTTCTATTATATGATTCTTCCATTTGCTGCGATAATTATCAGTATCTGGGCAATCGTTTCTTCAATTACCAAATATCACAAGATTAATCATTAA
- a CDS encoding YdcF family protein: protein MTDEIIDRVLFEGIEDTGENADCIIVLGSIKASLYRVPIAVKAYNDMRASKILLSGGIVNGADKGHADDMRDKAIALGVKAEDIIIENKSQNTVENMLCSMLELQRAFWLNRIEKVLLVTTTYHMRRSLAIAKYLFPDHIRVIPCPADDNNTRRGNWMESEEGRKRATSEVIKIINCVNNGLFPDFEI, encoded by the coding sequence TTGACAGATGAAATAATAGACCGAGTGTTGTTTGAAGGTATTGAAGATACAGGAGAAAATGCAGATTGTATCATAGTTCTTGGCAGTATAAAGGCATCGCTATATAGAGTGCCTATTGCAGTGAAAGCTTATAACGATATGCGTGCTTCAAAGATTCTTTTATCTGGAGGAATCGTTAATGGTGCAGATAAAGGACATGCTGATGATATGCGTGATAAAGCTATAGCATTAGGTGTGAAAGCTGAAGATATTATTATAGAGAATAAATCCCAAAATACAGTTGAAAACATGTTATGTTCCATGCTGGAACTTCAGAGAGCTTTTTGGTTAAACAGGATAGAGAAGGTTCTGCTTGTGACTACTACTTACCACATGCGAAGGAGCCTAGCAATTGCTAAGTATCTCTTTCCTGACCATATAAGGGTTATCCCATGTCCTGCTGATGACAATAACACAAGACGTGGAAATTGGATGGAAAGTGAAGAAGGCAGGAAAAGAGCAACAAGCGAGGTTATTAAGATCATTAATTGCGTCAATAATGGTCTGTTTCCAGATTTTGAGATTTGA
- a CDS encoding DUF3048 domain-containing protein: MISKKKLLQAVSVSALTAVLAIGSLAINGTSASAQAGINELTGMPTTAPENQRPIAVMIDNDKRANPHYGLSEADVVYEMINSTHNNRVTRLMAVYKDYNTVSRIGNIRSTRPTNIMLAAEYNAVLIHDGGPFYIYPYFDATGLNHLSGGFSRIPNGKAREFTEYCVAGEAATRMAKAGYPAEYTQATSQHFTFGANSLADDAGVAPATNVSVPFPHNSTQFVYNAATNSYDYYEFGSPVVDGDDKQQVSFTNVFLQDCDFTLLDQNGYLVYNCIGTNVGYYLTGGMVIPVTWVKTTFEGATKFYTLDGAELVVNPGKTYIALVPSDAWAKVGIQ, translated from the coding sequence ATGATTTCAAAGAAAAAACTATTACAGGCTGTATCTGTTTCTGCACTTACTGCTGTTCTTGCAATCGGTTCACTTGCTATAAACGGCACATCTGCAAGCGCTCAGGCTGGCATTAACGAACTCACAGGAATGCCAACAACAGCTCCTGAAAATCAGCGTCCTATCGCTGTAATGATCGATAACGATAAGAGAGCTAACCCTCACTATGGTTTATCTGAGGCTGATGTTGTATATGAGATGATCAACTCAACTCACAACAACCGTGTAACACGTCTTATGGCTGTGTACAAGGATTACAACACTGTTTCAAGAATCGGAAATATCCGTTCTACAAGACCAACTAATATCATGCTTGCAGCAGAATACAATGCTGTACTTATTCATGATGGTGGTCCATTCTACATCTATCCTTACTTTGATGCTACAGGTCTTAACCACCTTTCAGGCGGATTCTCAAGAATCCCTAATGGTAAGGCCAGAGAATTCACAGAATACTGCGTAGCTGGTGAAGCTGCTACAAGAATGGCTAAGGCTGGTTATCCTGCAGAGTATACACAGGCTACAAGTCAGCACTTTACATTTGGTGCTAACTCTCTTGCTGATGATGCAGGTGTAGCTCCTGCTACAAACGTATCTGTACCATTTCCACACAATTCAACACAGTTCGTATACAACGCTGCAACAAACTCTTATGACTACTATGAGTTCGGAAGCCCTGTAGTAGACGGTGATGACAAGCAGCAGGTTTCATTTACAAATGTATTCCTTCAGGATTGTGACTTCACACTTCTTGATCAGAACGGATACCTTGTATATAACTGCATCGGAACTAATGTTGGATATTACCTCACAGGTGGTATGGTAATCCCTGTAACATGGGTTAAGACAACTTTCGAAGGAGCTACAAAGTTCTACACATTAGATGGTGCTGAGCTTGTAGTTAATCCAGGAAAGACCTACATTGCACTTGTTCCTTCAGATGCATGGGCTAAGGTTGGTATTCAGTAA
- a CDS encoding PD-(D/E)XK nuclease family protein: protein MLRFSLGSSGSGKSHKLYEEIIRRSREDSSRNYLIIVPDQFTMQTQMDIVKMHPDQGIMNIDVLSFGRLSHRIFEETGKRHEAVLDDVGKSLILRHVADLNKDDLPVIGSFMHRAGYIDEVKSTISELMQYDVGPDELKTLIDNCESRRSLKGKLSDLRLLYQKFKEYTEDKYVTPEETLSFLCKRLSKSELVKDSVIVFDGFTGFTPIQYRVIEELLLIASEVIVTLEMDDETDPYTNNINEQELFFLSKKTIKSLLKCEWRSCQKLDPMNTPDYDRWKEYRDEHNSDIIIKGENVRLSGNAPMAFLEQHLFRYKPDTYRSDQFPASDSIVIAGCADPSEEVRQALIFISRRIKADRDLFYRDFAIVCGDLSTYGERIKRESNTFGIPVYIDETKGLKLNPFIEYIRSALDIVRTDYSYETVFHFMRSGMMDFDDDDIDLLENYVRSLGIRGHKAWEDNFVRHPRFRKKTSDEEIVLFLEKMNLMRKELVNMISPIMESHKKSVLELSKGLYEFIKRGDAYSKLERYARYFEQQGDNVKADEYSQIYGKIMDLLDQVASLLGDEKVPIKEYMEILDAGFSEIEVGTIPQNVDTVRVGDIERSRLSDIKYLLFLGVNDTNIPKHASEGGILSDIDRQFLSSRAPDVELAPSPRQQMYIQRLYLYMNLTKPSRLLYMSYSGISADGKSMNPAYLIGKIKALFPDLKERRPAEDPIDKQIMSLEDAKTYVSEKARDYADGNLTDDDEKKFLTLYELLKKENPKAAERIKEAAFLRYQYTPLPAMLAAALYGNFLENSVSRLETFAECCYAHFVKYGLRLDERSEYDFERSDLGNVFHSALERFSVKLEEKGIEWTEFTDEQGRELLSEAIDEVTKEYGENILYSSARNKNAVDRIYRIIWRTVKTLRYQLGKGEFKPDKFELDFKEAGNLDEINIALTPSEETRIKQKMKLQGRIDRMDLAYDDENVYIKIIDFKSGNKTFNIASVYYGLQLQLVVYMNFAMAMEKKLNPDKEVVPGAVLYYHINDPIVEAEGTGNDPELINKKIIKELVSNGIINADEKVIGLLDRDMAAGATESDVINVRRKKDGGFYANSQIMEQDSYKMVSSYVRHKIREYGRRILDGDIEINPYVQGPRSACTYCHFRPICGFDMSTPGFQTRELDKLNKDDALALIKEECKKADKQ, encoded by the coding sequence ATGCTTAGATTTTCTTTGGGATCGTCCGGGTCCGGTAAAAGCCACAAATTATATGAAGAGATAATAAGACGAAGCAGGGAAGATAGTTCCAGGAACTATCTTATTATTGTGCCTGACCAGTTCACCATGCAGACGCAGATGGACATCGTTAAGATGCATCCTGATCAGGGCATTATGAACATAGATGTCCTTTCATTTGGACGTCTGTCCCACAGAATCTTTGAAGAGACAGGAAAGCGTCATGAAGCTGTTCTTGATGACGTCGGTAAGTCTCTTATCTTAAGGCATGTAGCTGATCTTAATAAAGACGACCTTCCCGTGATCGGTTCATTTATGCACAGGGCAGGCTATATAGATGAAGTTAAGTCAACCATCTCAGAGCTTATGCAGTATGATGTAGGACCTGATGAACTTAAGACTTTGATAGATAACTGCGAGAGCAGAAGGTCGCTTAAAGGTAAACTTTCTGATCTGAGACTTCTATATCAAAAGTTTAAAGAATATACAGAAGATAAATATGTAACACCTGAAGAGACTCTGTCATTTTTATGTAAGAGGCTTTCAAAGTCAGAGCTTGTAAAGGATAGCGTTATCGTGTTTGACGGCTTTACAGGTTTTACTCCTATTCAGTACAGGGTTATCGAGGAACTTTTACTTATAGCAAGTGAAGTAATTGTAACCCTCGAAATGGACGATGAGACTGATCCCTATACTAATAATATAAATGAGCAGGAGCTCTTTTTCCTAAGTAAAAAGACTATTAAAAGCCTTCTTAAATGTGAGTGGAGAAGCTGTCAGAAGCTTGATCCCATGAACACTCCTGATTATGACAGGTGGAAGGAGTACAGGGACGAGCACAACAGCGACATTATTATAAAGGGCGAAAATGTAAGGCTTTCCGGCAATGCTCCCATGGCATTTCTTGAACAGCACCTGTTCAGGTATAAGCCTGATACCTACAGGAGCGATCAGTTCCCGGCATCTGACAGCATAGTCATCGCAGGGTGTGCTGACCCTTCTGAAGAGGTGCGCCAGGCGCTTATCTTTATCAGTCGCAGGATCAAAGCAGATAGGGACCTTTTCTACAGGGATTTTGCCATTGTCTGCGGTGATCTTTCTACCTATGGAGAGAGGATCAAAAGAGAAAGCAATACTTTTGGTATACCTGTTTATATCGATGAAACGAAGGGACTTAAGTTAAATCCCTTCATAGAATATATTAGAAGCGCCCTTGATATCGTAAGGACTGACTATAGCTACGAGACAGTCTTTCACTTCATGCGAAGCGGCATGATGGATTTTGATGATGATGATATCGACCTTTTGGAGAACTACGTAAGGTCTCTTGGAATTCGCGGGCATAAAGCCTGGGAAGATAATTTTGTGCGTCATCCAAGGTTCCGCAAGAAGACTAGCGATGAAGAGATAGTTCTTTTCCTTGAGAAGATGAATCTTATGAGAAAAGAGCTTGTGAACATGATAAGTCCTATCATGGAAAGCCACAAGAAGTCAGTTTTGGAGCTTTCTAAGGGCCTTTATGAGTTTATAAAAAGAGGCGATGCCTATTCAAAGCTTGAAAGGTATGCAAGGTACTTTGAACAGCAGGGGGACAACGTTAAGGCAGATGAGTACAGCCAGATCTATGGCAAGATCATGGATCTTTTAGATCAGGTGGCGTCTCTTCTAGGCGATGAGAAGGTTCCGATCAAGGAATATATGGAGATATTGGATGCGGGATTTAGCGAGATCGAAGTTGGTACGATCCCGCAGAACGTAGATACAGTAAGGGTTGGTGATATCGAAAGAAGCCGTCTTTCTGATATAAAGTATCTTCTGTTTCTTGGTGTTAATGATACGAATATCCCTAAGCATGCGTCTGAAGGTGGCATCTTGTCTGATATTGACAGGCAGTTTTTGAGTTCGAGGGCTCCTGATGTTGAGCTTGCACCATCTCCCCGCCAGCAGATGTATATTCAAAGGCTGTATCTGTATATGAACCTGACTAAGCCGTCCAGGCTTTTGTACATGTCTTATTCGGGGATTTCTGCAGATGGCAAGAGCATGAATCCTGCTTACCTTATAGGTAAGATCAAAGCTCTTTTCCCAGATCTTAAGGAAAGAAGGCCTGCTGAAGATCCTATAGACAAGCAGATCATGTCCCTTGAAGATGCTAAAACCTATGTATCTGAAAAGGCAAGGGACTATGCGGATGGCAATCTTACAGATGATGATGAAAAGAAGTTCCTGACTTTATATGAACTTTTGAAAAAAGAAAATCCGAAAGCGGCAGAAAGGATCAAGGAGGCGGCTTTCCTCAGGTATCAGTATACGCCTCTACCTGCTATGCTGGCGGCTGCCTTATATGGCAACTTTTTGGAGAATTCTGTCAGCAGGCTAGAGACCTTTGCAGAGTGCTGCTATGCGCATTTTGTTAAGTACGGACTCAGGCTTGATGAAAGAAGTGAATACGACTTTGAAAGATCTGACCTTGGTAATGTATTTCATAGTGCGCTGGAGCGCTTTTCAGTCAAGCTTGAGGAAAAGGGCATAGAGTGGACAGAGTTTACAGATGAGCAGGGCCGAGAGCTTCTGTCTGAAGCTATAGATGAAGTAACCAAGGAGTATGGTGAAAATATACTGTATTCATCAGCAAGAAACAAGAATGCGGTTGACAGAATCTACCGCATCATCTGGCGTACGGTCAAGACTCTTCGCTATCAGCTTGGAAAGGGTGAATTTAAACCAGACAAGTTCGAGCTTGATTTTAAAGAGGCCGGCAATCTTGATGAGATCAATATCGCTCTGACTCCTTCTGAGGAAACAAGGATCAAGCAGAAGATGAAGCTTCAGGGCAGGATCGACCGCATGGACCTGGCATATGATGATGAGAACGTGTATATCAAGATCATAGATTTTAAGTCTGGAAATAAAACTTTTAACATAGCATCAGTTTATTATGGCCTTCAGCTTCAGCTTGTAGTCTACATGAACTTTGCCATGGCTATGGAAAAAAAGCTTAATCCGGATAAGGAAGTCGTTCCTGGAGCAGTCTTGTATTACCATATCAATGACCCTATTGTGGAAGCGGAAGGAACTGGTAATGATCCTGAACTTATAAATAAAAAGATCATTAAAGAGCTTGTCAGTAACGGAATTATCAACGCTGATGAAAAGGTTATCGGTCTTCTTGACAGAGATATGGCTGCGGGTGCGACAGAATCTGACGTAATAAATGTAAGACGTAAGAAGGACGGCGGCTTTTACGCAAACTCTCAGATCATGGAGCAGGATTCCTATAAGATGGTCTCATCATATGTTAGACATAAGATCCGCGAGTATGGCAGAAGGATTCTTGATGGCGATATTGAGATCAATCCTTATGTTCAGGGCCCTAGAAGTGCATGTACTTATTGCCACTTCAGACCTATCTGCGGCTTTGATATGTCAACACCGGGCTTCCAGACAAGAGAACTTGATAAGCTTAATAAAGATGATGCTCTGGCTTTGATAAAAGAGGAATGTAAGAAGGCTGACAAGCAATAA